The DNA region AGGTGAAGTATCAGTGGTCTCCTTCGGTGGTGAGTTAGCCCACAGAGCAGTGAAAGGAGACCACTCTTTATGCTTTGGCAGTCTCTTGCCTGTGTTTAGGAAAGGTTTGTACAAGCTGACACTGTTCTGACCACTTGGCTTGAAAATATGAAGGTCTCTGAAGAGCCTTACAGGTGCAGAAGACTGCTGGTTAAAAGGTACAGCACAAGAATAACTGAAAGATTCACCCTTTCTTAGTGTTTCAAACCTGAAGTCAGTGCATGCTGGACACGGTGCCAGTCTGTGTGTGAGGCAGTCCCCACTGCCACCTCCTGAAGTACtctcaaacatttttaagtGGGCTCAGATGCGGACTACTGTTGAAGAGCTTCCAGCATTAAGTTTGTCTGTATAGACCTCAACAGATAAATGGCTTTCCTTGCATTCCTAGCTATTAAAATATTGATGAGGATTAACAATTTTTCTGCAGCATCCTCAGATCCAGAAGAAATCCCAGTATATCAAGTATCTTTGCTGTGATGATGTAAGAACTCTACACCAATGGATTAATGGCATCCGCATTGCTAAGGTAACCTCCTCTAGGCAGTCTTGCACTGTTGGCATGAGTTGTTGTGATTATCTGTGTAAAACCATTTACAGTTACTAGCAAAATACATGCTAAATCAAACTACCCTCTGTTTAACTATTCTGAATGTGAAAGGTACAATCCTCTTTACATATTGCATTACCTGGCAGAACGGTTAGGCTTTGTTGATGTGATAATTCAGTAACTGGGCCCTTTCTTCTTATTTCTGCTGCACATCTGTCACATGAGGAAGTTTTAACTGACACGGCTAGACTTTAACCAGTTCCCTTACAGATATTAAAAGGAAGGCTTATGGGAAAATAGAATTGagaaaacagaactgttttCTAAGATGCCAAGGTTGGCTTAGTTTATTCACTGCCCCATTTTTTGCTTGATGCTGTCTCTTCTACCAtaaactggttttctttctttcagcagtttGTGGATAAACCAATCAATGTTGCCTGAGTTCCTTAACAGAGCCTGTTGTTTCTCtctgggggggggaaaaggtGAACTAGGGAAGCCAGAGAGAGGTGGAGCTCAACAGTCTGAAAAGGGTACACAGCCTATATAGAGTTGTTAAATGTGTTTGTCATTTTGCTTAGTACGGGAAGCAACTATACATGAACTATCAGGAAGCATTGAAGAGAACAGAATCTGCATATGACTGGACTTCCTTGTCTAGCTCCAGTATCAAGTCAGGCTCCAGCTCATCTAGTTTGCCAGGTAATAATGTGATCTGTGTCATAATAGAAAGATTTAATTACCTTTGTTATTACCCATTATCTGGAGACCTCAGGAGAGACTATTGCAGGAAATGGACTATTTCTCCAAAGTCTTTTATGCTATGTTTAATCCAAAACATAGACTTtatatttaacatatttttataaaactttttttattatattactTGCAGCGGTGTATGGTTTTGGAACATACAGAACTTTCTTGCTCGCCTttgaaaaagaatgtttttctgCCGCTGAGAGAACTTTCATTCAAATTCCTGATGCATCTGTCTTCacctttttgaaaaaagaaatcaaatacatattttaatggTGCATGAAGCGTGTGTGTATAGCTCTTAAACTGCTTTTGTTGACTGGAATATTTGAAGTTGGATAATGAGGAATACTCCCTGTCCAAAGGCAAAGATCCAGACAATCTCTTTAGAGACaaactttgaaaatactgtttctgttCCTGTCAAACTCTGTGTGCCTGCAGTAATATGCTCCGTTTTACCTCTCAGCAGGACTGGGACTGGTTTTTTGTAGTGcataacagtttaaaaattgaTGAATGGTTTGTGTAGTCTCATTTCACTGTTCAGAGCTGACTGACGCTTTGCCAGCTTACTCTGAACCCTTAGGCAAGTTTCATTGAAAACGGGCTATTGTGTGAAAGGGTTTTGTCCGTCACAGATACAGTCAGGAAGTAATGCTGCTGAAGTGGAAAGGTTCAGAAAGTAGCCTGTGAGAATGAGCCAAGCAAATTCAGCCAAACTGGGAAGGCACTGTGATTTTTCAACTCTGTAGCACAGCTTGCCAGGTGTAGTGCTAAATTTTCAGTTACTGACAATTTCTCCATCCAAGCTGGGTGTTTTTCtgataaatttttttttcttgtgaggagctgagccacagcccaccagccATGCATGTTCTGCCAGAGCTGCAGTCCAGCCTGTGCCTAGATGCTATTTTTCCCCAGGACAGCTTGGGActacacagaaagcaggtaccaGGCTGGATAAATTGGTCTGGcagttgctgctgttgtctTTTCAAGATACCCTGTGGACCCAGAGCACTAGTTGTGGGATGTGCAtcattccttctcttcccttgaGGAATGGAGCAGGCGGAAGCAGAGCGCTGCCTTGGCTAGCATGGTTTGCCTGCCCTCAGCCGATGTCCAGTGTCTTTCTAAGGCTGCGCGGGGAAGGAATGCTGGAGAGAGCAGACTGCATGCGTTGCATGAAATGAGGCTTTTCCCAAAGCGCAGGAGTGGTTCAGTGTTTCAGAACCTATTCAACTGTGGTGTGTTTTTACTTTGCAGCGTATCTGACACGCTGTCATCTTTATGGAGCTTCAGATTTGGTTAATACCAGGGATCTGttgcactgttttgttttccagacagAATGGGCCTGGATGTGAGCTAGAGCTTATGCAGTGGTTAGTGGGAACAATGTCCTTTGGTGGGATAACATGTTTAATGATTGTGACCACTAAAATCACACAGGGTTGCATTATAAGCACACCAACTCTACTCTTAAATTCAGAAACATATGCtaactgtttctttcttctaaacAGAATCTCAATCAAATCATTCTAATCAGTCTGACAGTGGAGTTTCTGACACGCAGCCAGCTGGACATGTCCGTTCCCAAAGTATTGTCACCTCCATGTTCTCCGAGGCCTGGAAACGAGGCACTCAACTGGAGGAATCCAGCAAGGTAACAAGAAGACTTTAGTTTGAGAACCAACGCCCAACAAAATGTACGAGACAGAGTGATACCTCTTCCACCTCTGTCTTGagtgggatttctttttttttttaactctctgTTATTGACATACACTGCCATATAATTGTTATTTCAGGAATCACTTTTTCAGGGAATTCAGCCTGGGAACCTTCTGTTCTTGCTGTTATTTGTGTGCACAGAGCCCTCTGTTCTTTGAAGGCATGATACAGCCCTTCCCATAGAATCCTATTCAATAATGTtgaataaagacaaaataaaaagatcagCTGTTAACAAGTTGAATGAAATTCTTTCACTAAGATTTTCCTGCAGTTGACTAGCCACATCTTTCCATTGTAAAGATGTGAATAACTGAGACCTGAAGGCAGGTATATCCATTTAAGAAGTATTCCAGTAGTTTTTACgcaaatattttctattatatTCAGTGGAAGTGGAAATAGTAACCACAGATATGGTCAAAGCAAAAGTGCTAAAATTGACAGCAGTTGTGGATTGAGGCAGATTTGGTATCTCCTGTTGCTGGTAGAGAGTTTACAGAAGATCTGAACTCACTGAAGGTGGGGCTCAGGTCTGTcatggttttgttggttttctgtcctttctgtggTAGTTGACTGGTGTAGTTCCCAGAGAATGCTTCCAAACGCAGCAGGATTGCCGCTTAAGCTGGTTTGTTGTCAGGCGCAAAGGTATTTCCAGGCTCCTGAACAGCCGTGACGTCAGTATTAACTGCGGCAGCTACATGTGGCAGTACACTGGCAGGGTGCTGTGAGAAGCTGTCTTTACTCCTATCAGTTCTGTATCTGCCCCAGACCTCAGGTTCAAGCTAAAGAAGcagactttttaaaactaaaccCACAGGGCACTACAACTGACATTGGTGCATCAGATaagtaactaaaaataaaacgCAACATCATGTTTTCAAATAAGAAAGCACATATGGCACAATGTGAAAACTGACATGGCTGCATTCTTTGGGATTCTTAATGTTTCTGGAGTGCCTGCTGGCTTGGAAATTGTCTGATTCTAATAGTAATGTAGTCCTCAGCCCAGGAATGTAGCTTGCTAAATTGTGATCCAAATTTTTCTACTGCATGAGTGCAACACCTGGTGCATGTTCATCAGCAGATGGCTTGTGTATGTGTACAGGGTGCATCATTTCTGCAGAAGCGGGGTAGATGAGAAGGATATGGCACTTGAGGCTGTCTAGCATGTATCCAACAGAGGTGGAAGAGTAGTGCTATGAGAACTGTAACGTTACTGTTTCCTAAAGGTTTGGGTTTAATACGAAAATCTTGCCACTAAACTCTCTGTGAGGTTTTAGAAAAAAGTTTACCACAAACGGGTCACTGTTTTTATCAATTCCGTAGTGCTGCTGGCAATTACGCATTTAAATAAACCCCAAGAATTTTTGTTATCTGATTAAAAccatcttaaaatgaaaatatttggacTGCTCCCTGTTGAGGCCCATCCATGTTTCAAGATTTCTTCAGTTGGAATTTTTTCCTATGCACAAATCCAAGAAAAGGTGTATTTCTCTTCCTGGTGCGTAACACAGGTGAATGGATTGCCCTAAAACTTTCAAAGAATCCAAATTAAATGAACTGTGTAAAATTATAATTCAGAGCCATGTTAAAAAATTCTGAGTAAATTGGTGACAAATTCACCTTCAGTGAAACTACAGTACATGCTTTTTTATCCTGTACAGGTCTGGCCCAAGGAATTTAACTAATAAATCACACTGGCAGTGGAAAATGTTAAACTGTGTGGCAAGAAAGGAAACGACAGTGttgaaaaaattgtaatttacATGAAAAAGTAGTTGCAGTGATTGTGAGACATGCTGGTTTAGGCAGATGAGTCTCCAAACAGCTATTTCAGAAGTAGTTGTTCCACAGTGCTTTGGTGACAGAGCTGACGTCAGAAGTTCATATGGGCAGGTTGCTGCAAGTGGCAGAATTCATGGAGACTTGTCCAGCATGTCTCTCCCCGATCTGCAACAGCTCTCTCCCTCCGTGCCATCCTTGTCTCATCCCCCTCCGCCAGCCGGGCAGAAGGGAGCGTGCTTTGGCTCAGCAGGGAGGTGGCACTGAGGCTGGCTGCTCAGCCAGCGTTCTGCCTGCTTCTCCATCATTTACCGGGTGCCAGTAACTTCGTAACAGTTTCTTGAAGTTGAAAATGTGTTGAGATTTCTGTCTGTTGTATTTGACTGAAATTTGCTAACCAGTCCAAAAGTAACTGCCGTaggaaaagaaatggcaaaCGGACCAATTGCCAAAACTTTTCTTAGgaaaaacagctaaaaaaaaccccaaaaaagttattttaaaaaatatatactacTCTTTTTATAGCGTTTCTGATAGTTCCAGGTAGTCATGAAGATGCATGTTATAAATACGAATTGATAGTATGCAATGAGTACCTCTTCGCGAATCGCAGAAGCATGTCACATTGTTTTAAGGATGAACAAGGACAATGGTCTGTTTCAAGGTTCTGTAAACTAAAGTGTCACTGAATATGTTTCTGGCTGTGGAAATTTAATTTGATTCTGTGGAGATGGGAGGGGCTTCCCCTCCTGAGATGCACAGtactcttttttcccctgtcctGAGTGTTTAATTTGCTCACTGTGAAAATGACTGTCTTCAATGGATATGAGGAAAATTCCTCTCTGTTTCAAATATATGTAAGATTAAAAACCCCCACGCTTCCCAAAATGCAGGTATTCTGTCCACTCCATATTTTGAAAGAGTGCTGTTTGCCCAAAGAATACTTTATTCATCTGTTCACATTCTTCACAGTTGGGCAGTGAAGATCTCGTTATGTCTAATTTTGCTTGTGAGGTTTTGAACACGTTGTTTCAAATGGGACAACAGGCATCACCACGTGTGCTCACGGCGTGTGCGTTCTAAGTGACGAATTCAAGATTCTCCAGGGTCTTGCCATTCAGGGATAGCTGTTTTGTTATGCCTTCGTCTCCCTCTCTGTTTTATGCcgcttttatttttcctgttgcctTTTGCTGTCTCAGGTGTCAAAAGCGAAGCTCAGCACAGCTAAGGTCAGCACACCCGTGGTGCCTTATACAGGGCACAATTAAGGTCAGGTGGTGCTACTTGGAAATTTATTAACCTGAGTGGTTGGGGGAATGGCAGTTTACAGACTAACGCTTGCAAGAGATCAAGATTTCTCTCCTGTGTTGTTATGTGAACACCTTGATTTAGCTCCAGAACTGTTATACTCCTGCTTTCTAGACCTAATGTGACAGGTAAAGGCACACCCCATGTGTGTTGTAAATCACCGTTTGTTGTTTCTGATTCTAATTCTTTTGGTGGTGTTCTGCCCATAGAGAAACTTTGTGCACCTGTGTTTAGAACAAAGTGATACGCAAACCTGCTCATACAGTGCAAATGAGCGTAATTGGGCTGACTTGTGGCAAAGTATCTACTAATGAAGCATAGGTGCCCAGCGTGGTCAGTTGCTATGTTGGTGATGTATTTCTAACGCTTGTTTGGGTTCTGTGCCGTGCACTGTGAAATTCACAGCTTGGCTTGTAGCTAAACCACTTTGTATTAGGAGGATGTTTGTAAACTTGAGTAATgcaattatgtttttaattttttaacaggAATGTAGGCTTACAGGTTTAGAAAACCAATTTTAACTTGAGCAAAACCCAACCAGTAGACTAAAACATTGCCTGCGGCTTTCCCATTGCTCCTTCCCTTAGcttttccctgtctttctttttctgcttaacGTAATAGTTGCATGTagagcttttctttcagaatctAACTTTCTTTTGCAGATTTCTAAACGTTTCCTTCTGGGAAAATTTTCCTAGGAAACCTCagttctccctctctttcctcattttttttccttgccagtCTTGGATGTCAGAGCATGTGGAGTAGGTGGATCTCAGTAGTATTCCTGCTTAGAGCTTGCCCTTCATATGTTTTGGAGCCGCTCAGGATTTCTGCGTTTTGTAACACTGAGCAGTGTAAGGCCTGAGCTAACCAATGTAAAGCGTGGCAAATGCTCTGGGAGGCACGTATGGTTTAACCCTAGTCTTCCCGAGCTGAGGAGATGCCCGTGGAGTCTCTCGCTCTGCCTGACGTCCTCTGTCAGGCCTGTGGCGCTCTGGGGAGCGCTCTCCTTGGGTCACtggcccagaggagggccagCACTTCTCACTGGGcgcagctgcctgccccacagAAGCCACACGGCTGGGGTGTTGTTTCCTCCCTGACATTCAGCCTAGCCCGGTAGACCTGGCCGCGCTGGCCttgcccgccgccccccgcctgCCCGGCAGGCTGCATGCTCCCGGCTTCTCAGCGCGCAGAACCGGCTCTTGCTGCGTTGTTTTGCTAATGCTTCCTGCATGCTGTAATCTGCCGCTTAATTTGTAATGACAGGCACATGTAGACCTTGACTTTATAatctctttgtctccttccctccctccctctctcttatctttttctttttctccctttccactTCTACTAAAAATCCCTTCCCCATAGGCCCGTGTGGAGCCCGCAGGTCGGCCCTTCGCGTCTGCGGCACCTCCTGTGTCCCCACAGACAAAAGTGGCGACCCCCTACACAGCATCACAGCCGTCCCCtccgctgcccccgccgccccccccacctccccctccccctcccccgcccccccccgccccccccgcccctccccagccaggccGCCCCATCTGCAGGCTCACCCGCCACCATGTTTGTCAAGTACAGCACCATCACCAGGCTGCAGAACGCTGCCCAGCACGGCGGGCCCTTTTCCAAAgctcctgctgcacagcagccccccccgccccccccgccctcaGGAAAGCCGCAGATACTGGTGCCCCCCAACGGGGTCAtgccgcccccgccgcctcccccgcctccccccacACCCGGCTCGGCCATGGCGCAGCTGAAGCCGGCACCTTGTGCCCCCTCTGTGCCACAGTTcacgccgccgccgccccccccccaaaatccATCAGGTTCAACCAAACATAGGCCAGGCCACTGCCACGTCCTTGTtgccgccgcctcctcctccagTGCCGGCCCCGCCACCACCCCAGGCTCCCCCAAAGCCTGTCATGGCAGCTCTCCCCCCACAGCCTGGTGGGAAGGCGGGGTCGCCGGGGGTCACACATGTCACCCCCCCCGGTGCCAGCTCCCTTGCCCCTCGCAATAAAAAAACAGCCGAGTGTCACCTCTCCCCAGGtgcccccactgcccccagcccctcccagtcCCGCTCCCCCGCCGACGTTCCCAAAGCAGCAGAGTTTCTCTGTGAAGCCCCCTCCGTCCCCTCAGTCCCCAGTGCCATCGGTGGTGAAGCAGATAGCCAGccagttcccaccccccccccgccccgcctgccGCGGAGCCCCAGCCTCTGAAACCCCTTCCACTGAGCGGGGCGCCGCAGTCGCCTCCAGCAGTGAAGGCGAAGCCCAAATGGCAGCCCGCTTTGGCTCCCTCGCCAgatttccctcctcctccaccagaGAGCAGCTTAGTgtttcctcctccacctccttccCCGGCTTCCTCTGCAGGTTCTCCCCCCCCTGACAAGTCAGGGTCTCCAGTCAAAAAGACCAGCAAGACATCAAGCCCCGGAGGGAAGAAACCACCTCCGACACCTCAGCGAAACTCCAGCATCAAGTCTGCCAGCTCCACTGAGTACCACGAGTCCAAGAGACCTTCGGTGGACCGCCTTGTCAGCAAATTTGCACACCCACCAGAGCCGTCAGGGTCTCCTTCCAAGGAGTCGtcacctcctgcagcccctccgAAGCCAGGAAAGCTCAACCTCTCTGGGGTGAGCCTGCCCATTGTCCTTCCGCAAGGAGGGATCCCAGCCAAGGCTCCTGCTCCGGGCATGTCTGGGAAGGAACCTGTGGTCGAATTCCCTTCACCACCATCCGACTCAGACTTTCCACCGCCGCCGCCTGAAATAGATCTTCCTCTCCCGCCGGTTGAGATCCCATCCGTGTTTTCAGGCAGCACCTCCCCAAAAGTCGCCGTTGTCAATCCCCAGCCTCAGGCATGGTCAAAACCGTCTGTGAAAAAAGCCCCGCCGCCCACGCGTCCCAAGCGGAACGACAGCACCCGACTGACGCAGGCGGAGGCCGCAGAGCCACCAGGGCCAGCAGGCCCTCAAGTGCCCACTTCACCCAAGTCCAGCCTTAGCGTTCAGCCGGGATTCCTGGCCGACCTCAACCGGACGCTGCAGCGGAAATCCATCACCCGGCACGGCTCCCTCTCCTCCGCGCGCATGTCCAGGGCAGAGCCCACGGCCACCATGGACGACATGGCCCTGCCTCCACCGCcgccagagctgctggctgacCAGCAGAAGACGAGCAGCTTTGGGGGCAGTCATATATCTGGCTATGCAACGTTACGGAGGGGGCCGCCCCCTGCACCTCCCAAAAGGGATCAGAACACCAAGCTGTCGCGGGACTGGTAGTCGGTCCCCAAGGGCCCGTGCTTTCCGTGACTTGGCCGCTCTGGGATCGGCCAGCCTGTGATCTTGCGCACTTGGAGACAACGCGGGGATGTGGATGATAGCCCCGTCAAAAGAGGTGATCTCAAACCATAGCTAAGGCTAAATGTAAAGACATTCCCCTTTTGTGGCTAGGCCCGAAAAGTCGGGAGCTTGGGGCTGCTGATATTTTATTGGGAGTGGTGGGTAGAGAGGCACTGACTTAccctttcagtttcttttaccCTTCATATGGATTGGACCAAAAGcccattttcttactttttctgcatttagGGGAGAGTAGGAGGTAATTTTTTGTAGCGTCTGTCCACGTGAGACATGTTTGTGCATGTATTATAAGTGTAGGTATATAATATATTGTGCTATATTTCGTCGCAATTATAGAAGATAACCAGAATGTTTTTGTAGAATCGTATTTATTGTTTCAGTCACTATATTATCTGGAATTGGACTCTGTAACTAGGCAAATCTTACCACAAAGGTGAAGATGTAGGGGGCACCgcaaagaaaggcagaaaaataacacCCACCCCCAAACCTCTTAGCAGTTTGTGGTGGGTAAGTGGTGCAGAGCTGAGGTGTTCTGCTAGTAACTGTACATTGTCCAGTGGTTGAAAAGTACAGATGCAACATACCAAAACATTCTGGTCATAGTACTACTGAAAATGAGTGTGTTCTGAGGaggaaaatagattttatataTAGTGGGCTGgagtgaaatatatttatactaTAAAGagcctccccctcccttccaaatagtttaaaattataCACTGCTACAAATTCTTTCAGAGTCCATGCAGTAAGTAggataaatatatattattccAATCCGTCGTGCATTCTAACTTTATAGTAGGCTCAGACATTTGTTTCTATGGCTGAAGATGAATATATTTGTGTTAACCCCTTCTGAAAGCTGCCAGGACTCCTGCAATCGATGCCGACCCACACCGGTACGTCACTTGTACGTGTAATTCTTACCCTGAACGAGCAGGTAGGTTTCTGTGGAGAGCACTGTGTTCTCGCACAGGCGTACACAGCGTACAGTCTCCCCTTGTCTGTGCCTGGTAAGATGTGTTATCTTTACAACAACAAGTGTCtggaaacatttaaagaaaGTATTGTTTGTAATTCATTAGAAACCGTCAGGGAACTTCCCCTTCGGAAAGTAGAGAAGGGAGTGGTAAATTCAGGCCAAGCGCAGTGGgaattctctcttttctttgaCCCGCCGGAGACGGCAACCAATAAAATCTGTTAATTACAAAGTTGCACTTCTAGCAGTCAAGggagaagactggaaaaaaaaaaaccaaacaaacccaaccctGAGAGGCAATAACATTTGCTGGTACTTTATTTTAAGGACCCATATGAGCAGGAAATAAGACCatgtatttgcttttgtgttttcgCTTGCCATCGATTCACAGTCAATCACCGTATCAAGTACTAGAGCCCTTTCTCTTGTACTTCAGTAGCTGGATTGTACAGTCCTACCCACGTATTCAGACGTTGTGATAAGGTAGTATAGTTAGCGTAAGTGGTCTTATGTATCATGCATGTTCATTACAGGGGGGTGGTACGCAGCCTTTGTAAAGTAACTACAGTCCTTGGACTGTACCTACCCTATCCTCTGTTGTGGCAACTTCCCTCGTCACCACGGGGATACTGTCAAGGCTGAGATAGCAAATGATCTTACTGTTTGTCtaatttttctcctccaaaagcaaattttaaatgctttctttcccccAAAGAATGAAACAAAGGAAGTAGCTTGACCTGACAGTATCCTCAAGTGTGTAAAAAAGATGTAAACTAATCTCCATCACAGTAATTCAGGCTGATAGATTTAAGAAATATTGTGACAGTGTCccccattccttttttttttataaagcgtttttaaaatccaaataagaaaataaatgtctttgtgAATACTTTATGAAtaggagaaaaagctttgctaatTAGAGGGGGGGAAATGACACATCTATAACTATATAGTTTTAAATAAGTACATcgtgaaaagagaaaaattaatggTGCTGTCTCTGCTGACCTGtttcatatgatttttttaaaatctgtttcagcACCTCTGgaaattgttttaatatttcagaCTAGTTTTTTTGAGCAATAAGAGTATATACCattgtgtgcatttttaaagcactgctATGGAAAGGCACTTTTTTGTATCTTTCAAATTGTTCACAAAGTTTTGTTTCTACTATTTTTGTGCTTATGAAGTGTCCTTAAAAGCATTTGCATTGTTGATTTTAAGCGTGCTCAGTGTAGCTGGCGAATAACTTCCTAGGAAGGTTGTCAAGCTGCACTGCAGTTCATGGGTGCTGTAATCTTCAACATTGGTCCTCTTGCTGCCTTgt from Falco biarmicus isolate bFalBia1 chromosome 8, bFalBia1.pri, whole genome shotgun sequence includes:
- the RAPH1 gene encoding LOW QUALITY PROTEIN: ras-associated and pleckstrin homology domains-containing protein 1 (The sequence of the model RefSeq protein was modified relative to this genomic sequence to represent the inferred CDS: deleted 4 bases in 4 codons), with amino-acid sequence MEQLSDEELDHGAEEDSDKEDQDLDKMFGAWLGELDKLTQSLDTDKPVAPVKRSPLRQETNLANFSYRFSMYNLNEALNQGETVDLDALMADLCSIEQELSSIGSHSANNAAVKRLATESKAQKPPASRPSTKHGSMKGLSSSSGKVTKPSHANVSLDDITAQLEKASLSMDEAAQQSAEDIKPVVTAQHRRTASAGTVSDAEVRSISNSSRSSITSAASSMDSLDIDKVTRPQELDLTSQGQQITEEEQAAKLKAEKIRVALEKIKEAQVKKLVIRVHMSDDSSKTMMVDERQTVRQVLDNLMDKSHCGYSLDWSLVETISELQMERIFEDHENLVENLLNWTRDSQNKLMFVERIEKYALFKNPQNYLLGKKETSEMADRNKEVLLEECFCGSSVTVPEIEGVLWLKEDGKKSWKKRYFLLRASGIYYVPKGKAKVSRDLVCFLQLDHVSVYYGQDYRNKYKAPTDYCLVLKHPQIQKKSQYIKYLCCDDVRTLHQWINGIRIAKYGKQLYMNYQEALKRTESAYDWTSLSSSSIKSGSSSSSLPESQSNHSNQSDSGVSDTQPAGHVRSQSIVTSMFSEAWKRGTQLEESSKARVEPAGRPFASAAPPVSPQTKVATPYTASQPSPPLPPPPPPPPPPPPPPPPPPPPLPSQAAPSAGSPATMFVKYSTITRLQNAAQHGGPFSKAPAAQQPPPPPPPSGKPQILVPPNGVMPPPPPPPPPPTPGSAMAQLKPAPCAPSVPQFTPPPPPPKIHQVQPNIGQATATSLLPPPPPPVPAPPPPQAPPKPVMAALPPQPGGKAGSPGVTMSPPPVPAPLPLAIKKQPSVTSPQVPPLPPAPPSPAPPPTFPKQQSFSVKPPPSPQSPVPSVVKQIASQFPPPPAPPAAEPQPLKPLPLSGAPQSPPAVKAKPKWQPALAPSPDFPPPPPESSLVFPPPPPSPASSAGSPPPDKSGSPVKKTSKTSSPGGKKPPPTPQRNSSIKSASSTEYHESKRPSVDRLVSKFAHPPEPSGSPSKESSPPAAPPKPGKLNLSGVSLPIVLPQGGIPAKAPAPGMSGKEPVVEFPSPPSDSDFPPPPPEIDLPLPPVEIPSVFSGSTSPKVAVVNPQPQAWSKPSVKKAPPPTRPKRNDSTRLTQAEAAEPPGPAGPQVPTSPKSSLSVQPGFLADLNRTLQRKSITRHGSLSSARMSRAEPTATMDDMALPPPPPELLADQQKTSSFGGSHISGYATLRRGPPPAPPKRDQNTKLSRDW